GCTCCTCGGTCGGGTCGGCGGCCGGCAGGTGCCGGTTCCGCGCGGTGGTGACCCGCGCCGGTGACGGGCGGAGCGGGCGGGGACGTTCGGCGGTGCTGAGCGGGGTGCGGGGGACCGCGGCGGACGGCGGGGATCGCGGGGCCGGTGGGCGGAACCGTCCGGGTTCCGTCGTGTCGTCCGGGTCAGGTGCGGTCGATGTGCACGCTGGTGGACTTCACGCGGGCGGTGGCCTGCATGCCGACCTCCAGTCCGAGCTCCTCGACGGCCTCACGGGTGAGCAGCGAGACCAGGCGGTGGGGACCTGCCTGGATCTCGACCTGGGCGGCCACGTCGCCGAGCTTGACGGCGGTGACGATGCCGGGGAAGGCGTTGCGTGCCGAGGTGTACGGCTCTCCGTCCTCGGCGTGTGCGCCCTGGCCCACCTCGACGGAGAAGGCCGCCAGGTCACGGCCGTTGATCAGGCGTCGGCCGCCTTCGTCGCGACGGGTCACGACCCGGCCTGCGTCGGCCCAGCGGCGCGCGGTGTCCGGGCTGACGCCCAGCAGACGCGCCGCCTGTCCGATGGTGTAGGACTGCTGCATGTGCGACAAGGTAGGCGCACGTATGGCGCGTTTGCAATTCTCTTGGGCTGATCTCCATAGCAGATGCCATGCCTCTTGGTGTATCGGCCAAAAGTCGTTCCGCTCTGCCCTGCCCGCCTCGCTAGAGTCGGGGCATGGCAGATGAGGTAACGGGAACGGGAACGGAATCGGGCACGGTGCGGGTCGATGCGTGGATCTGGTCCGTGCGTCTGACCAAGACCCGCTCGATCGCGGCGACCGCCTGCCGGGCGGGCCATGTGAAGGTCAACGGGGAGCGCGCCAAGCCGGCGCAGGCGGTGCGCGCGGGTGACGAGGTACGGCTCTTCCACGCGGGGCGCGAGCGGATCGTGGTGGTGAAGCGGCCCGTGTCCAAGCGGGTGGGCGCCCCCGTCGCCGCGGAGTGCCTGATCGACAAGAGCCCGCCGCCGCCGACTCCCGTGGAGGCCGCCGTGGTCGGCATCCGCGACCGCGGCGCCGGCCGCCCGACGAAGCGCGAACGCCGCGAGATCGAAACCCTCCGCGGGCGCCCGTAGCCGCCGGCGGCCCGGCCCCGGCGCGCCCCGGGGCCCGGATCAGGTCTTGCGGTAGGCGTAGGCCTCGGTCGCGGCCGAGGCCACTGCCGACAGGGGGAGGCCGCTGGAGGCGGCCACCACGGCGGCCACCGTGCCCTCCACGAAGGGCGCGTCCACCAGGCGGGAGTCCGGCGGGAGTTCGTCCTCCACGAGGAGGGCCTTCACCGTCAGCACCGAGCTGCCGAGGTCCGCCAGCAGCGCGACCCCGGCGCCCCGGTCCACCTCCCGCGCGGCCGCGACGATCCGCTCCGCACTCGTGCCGAGCCCGCCGGCGGCGGTGCCGCCCGCCGCGGCCACCCGGGCCGGGGCGCCGCCCGCGGCCAGGCCGCGGGCCAGCTCGGCCACCGACTCCGCGACCGCTGCGCTGTGCGACACCAGCACGATGCCCACCAGCGCGGGGCTCTCCTCCGGGCCCGTCACCGCGCGCCCTCCGCCGGCTCCGCCACGTCCGCCAGCGCCCTGAACAGCAACGCCGACGAGGTCGCGCCCGGATCCTGGTGACCGATGCTCCGCTCGCCCAGGTAGCTGGCCCGGCCCTTGCGCGCCTGCAGCGGGACCGTCGCCAGCGCCCCGTTCTCCGCCGCGTCCGCGGCCGCCCGGTACGACGTGTTCAGCTCGGTCACCGCCGGAACCAGCGCGTCCAGCATCGTCTTGTCACCCGGCGCCGCCCCGCCCAGCTGCGCCACCGCGGCCACCCCGGCGTACAGGGACTCGTGCAGCTCCGTGTCGGAGACCTCGGCCGCCTCCCCGAGCGCCTTGCCGGTGCGCCGCAGCAGCGTTCCGTACAGGGGCCCCGACGCCCCGCCGACCGTCGAGATGAGCGTCCTTCCGGCCAGTTGCAGCACCGCGCCCGGTGCCTCGGGGGCCGCCGCCTCCAGAGCCGGGAGCACCGCCGTGAAACCGCGGAGCAGATTGCTCCCGTGGTCGGCGTCCCCGATGGGGGAGTCGAGCTCCGTCAGCCGGTCCGCCTCCCGCTCGACCGCGGCCGCGGCGGCCGCCATCCAGCGCCGGAAGAAGTCTGCGTCGCGCACCGGATCTCCTCGCCTCGCATCGGTCTGGCCAGCCCCACCGACACCATACGGTCAGCGACCCCACTGCAGCGCGGGGGTCTGGACGGGCGCGTCCCACAGCCGCAGTAGTTCCTCGTCGGCCCGGCACAGCGTCACCGAACACCCCGCCATGTCCAGCGACGTGACGTAGTTCCCCACGAGCACCCGAGCCACCCGCACATCCCGCGCGGCCAGCACCCGGGCCACTTCCGCGTGGAACCCGTACAGCTCCAGCAGCGGCGTCGCCCCCATCCCGTTGACCAGCGCCAGCACCGGCCCGTCCGCCGGACCCACCTGCGCCAGCTCCTCCAGTACGGCGCCCACCGCGATGTCCGCGATCTCACCGGCCGGCATCATCGCCCGCCGCTCCCGGCCCGGCTCGCCGTGGATCCCGATGCCCAACTCCAGCTGTCCGTCCGGAAGATCGAAGGTCGGGCTGCCCTTCGCGGGCGTGGTGCAGGCGCTCAGCGCCACCCCGAAGCTCCGCGAGGACGCGTTGACCCGGCGGGCGATCGCCGCGACCTGCTCCAGCGGCGCCCCCTCCTCGGCGGCCGCCCCGGCGATCTTCTCGACGAAGAGGGTGGCCCCGGTGCCGCGCCGCCCGGCCGTGTACAGGCTGTCGGTCACGGCGACGTCGTCGTCGACCAGGACGCGCTCGATCCGCAGGCCGTCCTCCTCGGCCAGCTCGGCGGCCATCTGGAAGTTGAGCACGTCCCCGGTGTAGTTCTTGACGACGAACAGCACCCCCTGACCGGAGTCCACGGCCGCGGCGGCCCGCATCATCTGGTCGGGCACCGGCGAGGTGAACACCTCGCCGGGACACGCGGCCGACAGCATCCCGTACCCCACGAACCCGGCGTGCAGCGGCTCGTGCCCGGACCCGCCCCCGGACACCACCCCCACCCGCCCACCGGCCCGCGCGTCACGCCGTACGACGACCCGCCGCTCCACGTCGACGTCCAGCTCGGGATGGGCGGCGGCCATCCCCCGCAGGGCGTCGGCGACCACGGTCTGCGGACTGTTGATCAGCATCCTCATGCGCATCTCCTGGGGAGGTTGGCCGGTGACTCTCGGAGCAGTGTTTCGGCCGGGGTCAGTCCTCGGCAGCGGACAGCGCCGTCAGGCTCTCGCGGGTGGTACGGGTGTCGGGGTGGCTTTCACCGAGGAGACGGCGGTACCCGTTCACGCAGTGCCGGAGCAACTGTGCGGCTTCCTGCTCTCGTCCGCCGCCCCGTGCGACGAGCAGGGCGGCCAGTCCCTCCCGCGCCTTGTACGTTTCCAGGTGTTCCTCGCCCAGCGTCCGTGCTCGGCCCGACAGTGCTGAGCGCATCAGCGACTCCGCCTCGTCCAAGTGGCCGAGGTCGAACAGCACTCGCGCCAGGTTGTTGCGCGCCGTGAGTGTTTGCCGGTGCTCCGGGCCCGACAGGCGCGCTCGGTCGGCCACGACGGTGCGGAGCTCCGACTCGGCCTCTGCCAGTGCCCCGCGGCGGTGCAGAACGGCGGCGAGGTTGTTCCTCACGTCGGTGAGCCAGGAGTCCTGGTCCCCCTTGCGCTGCCGGGCCGTGCGCAGCAACCGCCGGCAGACGTTCTCGGCCTCCGCCAGGTCTTCGGTGTCGAGCAGCGCCACGGAGAGGTTGTTCAAGGCGGTCAGCGTGTCCGGGTGCTCGTCGCCGAGCTGCAGCGTGCGGTGTTCGACGACGTGCTGCCACAGCGCGGCAGCCTCCGGGGCGCGCCGAAGGTCTTCGAGGGCCTGGGCGAGGCCGCAGGATGCGGCCAGGGTGTCGGGATGTGACGGCCCCAGGCTCGCGGTCCGGACGGCAACGACATAGCGCCACAGTTCCTCGGCGGGGACGGGCTGCCCGTCGACGTGCAGGAGCGCCGCGTTCTCCGCCATGGCGACCAGTGTCTCGGGGTGCGTTTTCCCGAGCATCTCGGCTTTGGTGCTGGTCACTTGGCGGAAGAGGTCCAGCGCCATGGTCCGGTGCTCCGGCTTGCGTGCGAGGACGCGGGCCAGCCGGTGTCCTGTCTCCACCGTCTCCGGGTGGGATGGGCCGAGGCGACGGATCTGCTCGTTGAGCAGGGCCGGCAGCAGGCTCTCGGCAGGCAGCGTGATCTTGATCGTCTCCTGCCGTTCCGTCTTCCCGCGCTTGCGGAACAGATCCCTCAAGCCCATGGAGCACCCCTCCCCCATCCGCCAGCCGTTGTTACTCGACGTTACACAATGAGTGCGTTGTGTGCAGTCGGGTTCGTCAGGCACCCGCGTGCACGTGCGCGGCCCACAGGCTCGGACTGTTCGGGTACCGCGCGCGGCACTCGCGCACCGCGCGATGCAGCGCCAGGGCGGCCCGCCCGGCGTCCGGCAGGGGAGCGCCGCCCGGCTCCCCGGAGTGCCTCAGCTCTCGGTAGAACGTCGTCGCCACGCGTCGCGCCACCGCGTCGTGCACCGGCCACAGGGTGCCGACGACATGCGGATAGCCCGCGATCTGGAACGCCGAGGTGATGTGGATGCCTTCGTCGGCCAGCCGCCCGGCGGTACGGGATGTCGCGCACGCCGACAGCACCGCCAGCTGCGCCCCCGACAGGTTCAGGCGCGAGATGTCCCGTACCGTCAGCGGCCGTTCGGCATGGTCGTGCACGAGCAGCCGGCTCGCGGACGGGTCGGACGGGTCACTGAGGCCGTGGCAGGCGAAATGCACGAAGGGGTGATGGGGCAAGGCCTCGTACACCGCACCGAACGTGGCCTGCCGCCCGGCCAGCACCCGCGTGGGCAGCATCCTGCGCACGGCCTCCACCTCCCGTTCCGCGCCGGGCAGGACGGGCGCGCCGGGGGCATCGCCGGAGGCGACGGCGAGCACGGCGGGGGCGCCGGTCGTGCGCTGCTCGTGTGCCGCCCCTTCGCGTGACCGGGCATGGCGCAGGGCCCGGAGCGTGGGGGTGTAGGAGGAGACGACGCGGTCCAGCGCCGTGCGCGCGGGGTCGCCGGCGTGGCCGGCAGCGTGGAGGGGAAGTCCGGCCAGCGCCCCGCTCGGGGACCACCAGACCCGCAGCTCGGGGTCGGGGCCGGGCGGCTGTTGCCCGAGAGCGTCCAGCACGGGCCCGACGGCGCTGTCCCACAGCCAGGCCCGCACCTCGTCCAGAACACGCCCCGCCTCCCGTTCCTCGTCGGGGGAGCGGGAGGCGGCGAGCGCGTCGTGGAACCGGCCCGACTGCCTTTGCACGACCACCTCGTTCAGTCCCGGCAGCGCGACATGGCGCACCGCACCGTGCGGATCGTGCCGGTACCGGCTCCGGCTCCGGCTGCGCTGGAGGATCAGCGCGTCACCGCGGCGCGGCCCGCCGTACAACAGCACGACCGGCCCTCGGTCAGTGCAGGCCAGCAGATCGTCGAGGGGCGGGAGAGCGAGGAAGTCGGCGAAGCCGGGCAGCCGGCGGATGCGCGCCACCTGCTCGTCCCACCGGGCGCCGAGAGCATGGCGTTCGTCGGTCGGACCGGGGGCGCGGCCGGAATCCAGGGACAGACAGTCCATACGGTCGCGCAGGCCGGTGAGGCCGTCGGCGGCCGCCGGGTGAACCGTACGCAGCGCCGCCATCTCGCCGCGGGACTCGAAGAAGTGCCCGAGGAGCGTGCCCCGCCCCTGCTCCAGCAGCTGCACCGCAAGGCGGACGTCGCCCGCGTCGACCGCGCTGGCCGCTGCACGGGAGGCCAGGCCGCACAGCCGGGCCAGGGTCTTCTGCTGGTCGGCGCG
Above is a genomic segment from Streptomyces sp. NBC_01233 containing:
- a CDS encoding TOBE domain-containing protein is translated as MQQSYTIGQAARLLGVSPDTARRWADAGRVVTRRDEGGRRLINGRDLAAFSVEVGQGAHAEDGEPYTSARNAFPGIVTAVKLGDVAAQVEIQAGPHRLVSLLTREAVEELGLEVGMQATARVKSTSVHIDRT
- a CDS encoding tetratricopeptide repeat protein, translated to MGLRDLFRKRGKTERQETIKITLPAESLLPALLNEQIRRLGPSHPETVETGHRLARVLARKPEHRTMALDLFRQVTSTKAEMLGKTHPETLVAMAENAALLHVDGQPVPAEELWRYVVAVRTASLGPSHPDTLAASCGLAQALEDLRRAPEAAALWQHVVEHRTLQLGDEHPDTLTALNNLSVALLDTEDLAEAENVCRRLLRTARQRKGDQDSWLTDVRNNLAAVLHRRGALAEAESELRTVVADRARLSGPEHRQTLTARNNLARVLFDLGHLDEAESLMRSALSGRARTLGEEHLETYKAREGLAALLVARGGGREQEAAQLLRHCVNGYRRLLGESHPDTRTTRESLTALSAAED
- a CDS encoding RNA-binding S4 domain-containing protein, with product MADEVTGTGTESGTVRVDAWIWSVRLTKTRSIAATACRAGHVKVNGERAKPAQAVRAGDEVRLFHAGRERIVVVKRPVSKRVGAPVAAECLIDKSPPPPTPVEAAVVGIRDRGAGRPTKRERREIETLRGRP
- the dhaL gene encoding dihydroxyacetone kinase subunit DhaL; this translates as MRDADFFRRWMAAAAAAVEREADRLTELDSPIGDADHGSNLLRGFTAVLPALEAAAPEAPGAVLQLAGRTLISTVGGASGPLYGTLLRRTGKALGEAAEVSDTELHESLYAGVAAVAQLGGAAPGDKTMLDALVPAVTELNTSYRAAADAAENGALATVPLQARKGRASYLGERSIGHQDPGATSSALLFRALADVAEPAEGAR
- a CDS encoding PTS-dependent dihydroxyacetone kinase phosphotransferase subunit DhaM: MTGPEESPALVGIVLVSHSAAVAESVAELARGLAAGGAPARVAAAGGTAAGGLGTSAERIVAAAREVDRGAGVALLADLGSSVLTVKALLVEDELPPDSRLVDAPFVEGTVAAVVAASSGLPLSAVASAATEAYAYRKT
- the dhaK gene encoding dihydroxyacetone kinase subunit DhaK encodes the protein MRMLINSPQTVVADALRGMAAAHPELDVDVERRVVVRRDARAGGRVGVVSGGGSGHEPLHAGFVGYGMLSAACPGEVFTSPVPDQMMRAAAAVDSGQGVLFVVKNYTGDVLNFQMAAELAEEDGLRIERVLVDDDVAVTDSLYTAGRRGTGATLFVEKIAGAAAEEGAPLEQVAAIARRVNASSRSFGVALSACTTPAKGSPTFDLPDGQLELGIGIHGEPGRERRAMMPAGEIADIAVGAVLEELAQVGPADGPVLALVNGMGATPLLELYGFHAEVARVLAARDVRVARVLVGNYVTSLDMAGCSVTLCRADEELLRLWDAPVQTPALQWGR